The Pseudomonas benzenivorans region CACACCCCGGCCAGGGGGAAGCCGCCGGCGATGGACTTGGCGAAGGTGGTCAGGTCGGCGGCCACGCCCATCTGCTCCATGGCGAAGAAGGTGCCGGTACGGCCGGCGCCGGTCTGCACCTCGTCGGCGATCAGCAGGATGCCGTGCTGGTCGCACAGGGCGCGCAGGCGCTGCATAAAGGGCTTGGGCGCGACGTAGAAGCCGCCCTCGCCCTGCACCGGCTCGATGATGATCGCGGCGATGTCGCGGGGTTCGGCATCGTTCTTGAAGATGCGCTCGATGCTGGCCATGGCGTCGTCGACGCTGACGCCATGCAGTTCGCAGGGATACTGGGCGCGGTACACGCCGCCGGGCATCAGGCCCATGCCGGCCGAATAGGGCGCGACCTTGCCGGTCAGGCTCAGGGTCATCATGGTGCGGCCGTGGTAGCCGCCGGTGAAGGCGATCACCCCGGCGCGGCCGGTGGCGGCGCGGGCGATCTTCACCGCGTTCTCCACCGCCTCGGAGCCGGTGGTGACCAGCAGGGTCTTCTTGGCGAAGTCCCCCGGCACCCGCGCGGCGACCTGCTCGCAGACCTCGACATAGGGCTCGTAGGCCAGCACCTGGAAGCAGGTGTGGCTGAGCTTGGTCAGCTGCTCCTGCACCGCGGCGATGATCTTGGGATGCAGGTGGCCGGTGTTGAGCACGGCGATGCCGCCGGCGAAGTCGATGAACTCGCGGCCCTCGACGTCGGTGACCGTGGCGTTCTCCGCGCGGTCGGCGAAGATCGGGTGGATCTGGCCCACGCCGCGGGGTACGGCGGCGGTGCGGCGTTGCATCAGGGATTCGTTGGTCTTGCTCATGGCGTTCCTCATTCGCCGCTCATCGTGCGGCGTGGTTCAAGGATGAAACGACCGGGTCAGGGCCGCAGCAGCATACGATGATCGACTGCTGCAGCCCTCCCGGTCACAGGAAATAATGTCTCTACACCCCCAGGGGCTGCGTCGCCCCGTGGAGCCTAGTCGCGCTTAGATGCCCAGGCAGAGGTACTTGATCTCCAGATAGTCCTCGATGCCGTACTTGGAGCCCTCGCGGCCCAGACCGGAGGCCTTGACCCCGCCGAACGGCGCCACCTCGTTGGAGATCAGCCCGGTGTTGATGCCGACCATGCCGTACTCCAGGGCCTCGGCCACGCGGAACACCCGGCCCAGGTCGCGGGCATAGAAGTAGGAGGCCAGGCCGAACTCGGTGTCGTTGGACATGGCGATCACCTCGGCCTCGTCCTTGAAGCGGAAGAGCGGCGCCAGCGGGCCGAAGGTCTCCTCCTTGGCCACCGCGGCGCTCAGCGGCACCTCGGTGAGGATGGTCGGCTCGAAGAAGCTGCCGCCCAGGGCATGGGGCTTGCCGCCGGCGAGCAGCTTGGCGCCCTTGCCCAGCGCATCGGCGATGTGCTCCTGGACCTTGGCTACGGCCTTCTCGTCGATCAGCGGGCCGGTGGTGGTGCCCTCGTCCAGGCCGTTGCCGATCTGCAGCTTGGCCACGGCGGCGGCCAGCTTCTCGGCGAAGGCGTCGTACACGCCGTCCTGCACGTAGATGCGGTTGGCGCAGACGCAGGTCTGGCCGTTGTTGCGGTACTTGGAGATCAGCGCGCCTTCCACCGCCTTGTCCAGGTCGGCGTCGTCGAAGACGATGAAGGGCGCGTTGCCGCCCAGCTCCAGGGACACCTTCTTGATGTCCTGGGCGCATTCGGCCATCAGCTGGCGGCCGATCTCGGTGGAGCCGGTGAACGACAGCTTGCGCACGATGGGGTTGCTGGTCAGCTCGCCGCCCACCTCGCCGGCGCTGCCGGTGACCACGCTGAGCACGCCCTTGGGAATGCCGGCGCGCTCGGCCAGGGCCACCAGGGCCAGGGCGGAGAAGGGCGTCTGCGAGGCCGGCTTGATCACCATGGTGCAGCCGGCGGCCAGGGCCGGGCCGGCCTTGCGGGTGATCATCGCCGCCGGGAAGTTCCACGGGGTGATGGCGGCGGTGACGCCAATCGGCTGCTTGATCACGATCAGGCGCTTGTCCGGCTGGTGGCCGGGAATCACGTCGCCGTAGACACGCTTGGCTTCCTCGGCGAACCACTCGATGAAGGAGGCGGCGTAGGCGATCTCGCCCTTGGCCTCGGCCAGCGGCTTGCCCTGCTCCAGGGTCATCAGGCGGCCGAGGTCGTCCTGGTTCTCCATCAGCAGCTCGAACCAGCGGCGCAACTTGTTCGCCCGCTCCTTGGCGGTCAGCGCGCGCCAGGCCGGCAGGGCGCGGTCGGCGGCCTCGACGGCGCGACGGGTCTCGGCGGCGCCCATCTTCGGTACCGTGCCGAGGATCTCGCCGGTGGCCGGGTTGTTGACCTTGATGGTCTGACCGCTGTCCGCGTCCAGCCACTGGCCGTCGATATAGGCCTGCTGGCGGAACAGCTGGGTGTCTTTCAGTTGCATGGCAGTCTCCTTCAAATCCCGACACCCGGGCGTCGGACGGTTGTTGCTGGGGGCCTGCGCCCATCGAAAAGTTTATGCTCGTTACGCCGCCAATGGCGGTGCCCTCGGCCTGTTCCGCCTTCGGACGGCAAACGGCGCACAGGGTTCCACACAGTTTCACCCTGAGCGTTTGAAATCTCAAACGAATCCTAGGGGTGCCACGGGTAAAGGGCAATAGGCTGTTCGAAAAAATTAACGCACCATAGAGCCAGCTGTCGCCGGCCTTGAGAGCCAGCGTGGTGCCCGGGCTCCGTGCAGAATCGCGAACGACGCCCGGCATGGACGCCCGCCGGCCAGATGCGTATGATTGCGCCCCGCAACGCATCCGTAGCTCAGCTGGATAGAGTACTGCCCTCCGAAGGCAGGGGTCGTGGGTTCGAATCCCGCCGGATGCGCCATCTCAAGCAAAAGGCCCAGGTGAAAACCTGGGCCTTTTGTCGTTCTGCGGCAGGGATTCGCTCTCTAGCCGTCCGTGGCGTGCCGCGGCAGGACCAGGGAGATCAGCGCCGCCAGCAGCACGAAGGCACCGGAGATCCACAGACAGGCCGCCAGGCCCTGGGCCTGGTAGACCCAGCCGGAGAGCAGGGTACCGAGCAGGCGGCCGAGGGCGTTGGACATGTAGTAGAAGCCGACGTCCAGCGACACCCCGTCTTCCCGCGCATAGCTGACGATCAGGTAGCTGTGCAGCGAGGAATTGACCGCGAACAGCGCGCCGAAGGCCAGCAGGCCGCCCAGCAGCACCGCCTCGGCCGGCAGCCCGCCCTGCAGGCCCAGGGCGATGGCCGCCGGCAGCCCGGCCAGGGCCAGGGCCCAGGCACAGGCGGCGCGGCCGTCGGGCAGGCGCCCGCGGCGCGTGCCGGTGACCCGCGGCGCCAGGGTCTGCACCAGGCCGTAGCCGATGACCCACAGGGCGAGAAAGCCGCCGACCTGCCAGAAGTCCCAGCCGAACGCCGTGCTCAGGTACACCGGCAACGCCACCACGAACCACACGTCGCGGGCGCCGAAGAGGAACAGCCGCGCGGCCGAGAGGCCGTTGATCGCCCGGCTCTTGGACAGCAGCTCGCGAAACTTCGGCTTGGCCTTGGCCCTGCCCAGGTCGCGGCCGAGACTGAAGATGCTGCCCAGCCAGATCAGCGCCAGCACGGCGGCCATGACCAGCAACGCGCCACGAAAGCCGAGCAGCGCCAGCAGGGCGCCGCCGAGGAAGAAACCGACGCCCTTGAGGGCGTTCTTCGAGCCGGTGAGCAGCGCCACCCAGTGGTACAGGCGGCCCTGGCCGCCATCGGCCACCAGCAGCTTGATGGCGCTCTTGGCGCTCATCTTGTTGAGGTCCTTGGCGATCCCCGACAGCGCCTGGGCGGCCATCACCCAGGCCATGCCCAGCCAGGCGCCGGGCACGGTGAGCATCAGCAGGGCCAACACCTGCAGGGCCAGGCCGAGGTTCATGGTGCGGTTCAGGCCCAGGCGCGCGCCGAGGTAGCCGCCGACCAGGTTGGT contains the following coding sequences:
- the gabD gene encoding NADP-dependent succinate-semialdehyde dehydrogenase; the protein is MQLKDTQLFRQQAYIDGQWLDADSGQTIKVNNPATGEILGTVPKMGAAETRRAVEAADRALPAWRALTAKERANKLRRWFELLMENQDDLGRLMTLEQGKPLAEAKGEIAYAASFIEWFAEEAKRVYGDVIPGHQPDKRLIVIKQPIGVTAAITPWNFPAAMITRKAGPALAAGCTMVIKPASQTPFSALALVALAERAGIPKGVLSVVTGSAGEVGGELTSNPIVRKLSFTGSTEIGRQLMAECAQDIKKVSLELGGNAPFIVFDDADLDKAVEGALISKYRNNGQTCVCANRIYVQDGVYDAFAEKLAAAVAKLQIGNGLDEGTTTGPLIDEKAVAKVQEHIADALGKGAKLLAGGKPHALGGSFFEPTILTEVPLSAAVAKEETFGPLAPLFRFKDEAEVIAMSNDTEFGLASYFYARDLGRVFRVAEALEYGMVGINTGLISNEVAPFGGVKASGLGREGSKYGIEDYLEIKYLCLGI
- the arsJ gene encoding organoarsenical effux MFS transporter ArsJ, with translation MHALSRLAPEVRQYLLVTGNYWAFTLTDGALRMLVVLHFHGLGYSPLQIAALFLFYELFGVVTNLVGGYLGARLGLNRTMNLGLALQVLALLMLTVPGAWLGMAWVMAAQALSGIAKDLNKMSAKSAIKLLVADGGQGRLYHWVALLTGSKNALKGVGFFLGGALLALLGFRGALLVMAAVLALIWLGSIFSLGRDLGRAKAKPKFRELLSKSRAINGLSAARLFLFGARDVWFVVALPVYLSTAFGWDFWQVGGFLALWVIGYGLVQTLAPRVTGTRRGRLPDGRAACAWALALAGLPAAIALGLQGGLPAEAVLLGGLLAFGALFAVNSSLHSYLIVSYAREDGVSLDVGFYYMSNALGRLLGTLLSGWVYQAQGLAACLWISGAFVLLAALISLVLPRHATDG
- the gabT gene encoding 4-aminobutyrate--2-oxoglutarate transaminase, whose translation is MSKTNESLMQRRTAAVPRGVGQIHPIFADRAENATVTDVEGREFIDFAGGIAVLNTGHLHPKIIAAVQEQLTKLSHTCFQVLAYEPYVEVCEQVAARVPGDFAKKTLLVTTGSEAVENAVKIARAATGRAGVIAFTGGYHGRTMMTLSLTGKVAPYSAGMGLMPGGVYRAQYPCELHGVSVDDAMASIERIFKNDAEPRDIAAIIIEPVQGEGGFYVAPKPFMQRLRALCDQHGILLIADEVQTGAGRTGTFFAMEQMGVAADLTTFAKSIAGGFPLAGVCGKAEYMDAIAPGGLGGTYAGSPIACAAALAVMQVFDEENLLERSKAVGERLVSGLKEIQAKHKTIGDVRALGSMIAVELFEDGDLHKPNAALTGQIVAKARDKGLILLSCGTYGNVLRVLVPVTAPDAQLDKGLAIIAECFDELA